From Stegostoma tigrinum isolate sSteTig4 chromosome X, sSteTig4.hap1, whole genome shotgun sequence, a single genomic window includes:
- the ormdl2 gene encoding ORM1-like protein 2 isoform X2, with protein MNVGVAHSEVNPNTRIMNSRGIWLAYLILVGILHVVLLSIPFFSIPVVWTLTHVIHNSAMYWFLHTVKGTPFETPDQGKARLLTHWEQMDYGIQFTSSRKFLTITPIILCMVSESLASTSIEWVHDLWVNAERRCCQ; from the exons ATGAATGTTGGTGTCGCTCACAGTGAGGTTAATCCAAACACCCGGATAATGAACAGCCGGGGAATCTGGCTGGCCTACCTCATTTTAGTCGGAATTCTCCATGTCGTCCTGCTGAGCATTCCATTCTTCAGCATTCCTGTGGTGTGGACTCTTACTCATGTCATCCATAACTCG GCAATGTATTGGTTTTTGCACACGGTTAAAGGAACACCATTTGAAACTCCAGACCAGGGCAAGGCACGATTACTTACACATTGGGAGCAAATGGATTATGGGATCCAGTTTACATCTTCACGCAAGTTTCTTACCATCACTCCAATAATTCT CTGCATGGTGTCCGAATCTTTGGCATCAACAAGTATTGAATGGGTGCATGACCTCTGGGTGAATGCTGAAAGGCGATGCTGCCAGTAA
- the ormdl2 gene encoding ORM1-like protein 2 isoform X1 — MNVGVAHSEVNPNTRIMNSRGIWLAYLILVGILHVVLLSIPFFSIPVVWTLTHVIHNSAMYWFLHTVKGTPFETPDQGKARLLTHWEQMDYGIQFTSSRKFLTITPIILYMLASFYTKYNVVHFLVNTTSLLTALIPKLPQLHGVRIFGINKY, encoded by the exons ATGAATGTTGGTGTCGCTCACAGTGAGGTTAATCCAAACACCCGGATAATGAACAGCCGGGGAATCTGGCTGGCCTACCTCATTTTAGTCGGAATTCTCCATGTCGTCCTGCTGAGCATTCCATTCTTCAGCATTCCTGTGGTGTGGACTCTTACTCATGTCATCCATAACTCG GCAATGTATTGGTTTTTGCACACGGTTAAAGGAACACCATTTGAAACTCCAGACCAGGGCAAGGCACGATTACTTACACATTGGGAGCAAATGGATTATGGGATCCAGTTTACATCTTCACGCAAGTTTCTTACCATCACTCCAATAATTCT GTATATGCTAGCAAGTTTCTACACTAAATATAACGTTGTTCATTTCCTGGTGAACACCACATCTTTGCTCACCGCACTCATTCCCAAACTCCCACAGCTGCATGGTGTCCGAATCTTTGGCATCAACAAGTATTGA